DNA from Parageobacillus thermoglucosidasius:
CGAATGCTTGGCGCGCGGAAAAGCAAGATAGTTGCGCTTTCCGTTGCTGTCGTATAAGATGGGGGAGTAGCAATACAATGATAAGGTGGAGGCAGCTATGTTATCAAAACAAAAAATGGCGCGAATTAACGAACTGGCCAGAAAGGCAAAATCATCTGGTTTAACGGAGGAAGAAACGCTTGAGCAGCAGCAGCTTCGCCGCGAATATATTCAAGCGTTTCGCGAAGCGATGGTGGAGACGTTGCATTCTGTCACAGTCATTGATCCGAACGGCAATGATGTGACACCGCAAAAATTGAAAGAAAGCAAAAAGCGGCGTCAGCATTAATAATAATATTTGGCGAAAGAAAGCATTCTAAAATAGAGATGCTTTCTTTTTGTTATTTATTTTGACAAAAGAAATATTGTACATCTTCTTTTATTTTCTATATGATAGAATTGACACTATGTTGATGAAAGGATGGGTAAGGATATGGCGCATACAATCGAGGAATTAGCGATTACAACGATTCGGACATTGTCGATTGATGCCATCGAAAAAGCAAAGTCCGGTCATCCAGGAATGCCGATGGGAGCGGCACCGATGGCATATACACTTTGGACGAAATTTATGAATCACAATCCAAGCAATCCGAAATGGTTTAACCGCGACAGATTCGTGTTATCCGCAGGGCATGGATCGATGCTGTTATACAGCCTGCTTCATTTAAGCGGTTACGATGTTTCCATGGAAGATATTAAACAATTCCGTCAATGGGGCAGCAAAACGCCGGGGCATCCGGAGTATGGCCATACACCGGGGGTAGAAGCAACGACTGGTCCGCTCGGCCAAGGGATTGCGATGGCCGTTGGTATGGCAATGGCAGAGCGCCATTTAGCAGCTACATATAACCGGGAAAATTTTGAAATTATAAACCACTACACATATGCGATTTGCGGCGATGGCGATTTAATGGAAGGAGTTGCTGCCGAAGCTGCATCGCTGGCCGGGCATTTAAAACTTGGCCGCCTGATCGTTCTTTATGACTCGAACGATATTTCGCTTGATGGCGAATTACATCTTTCCTTCTCGGAAAGCGTTGAGCAACGCTTTAAAGCATATGGCTGGCAATATTTGCGCGTCGAAGACGGGAATAATATTGAGGAAATTGCCAAAGCACTTGAGGAAGCAAAAGCGGACGAAACCCGCCCGACGCTGATTGAAGTGAAAACGACCATTGGCTACGGTTCCCCGAATAAAGCCGGAACGTCTAACGTACACGGCGCTCCGCTTGGGGCGGAAGAGTTGAAACTTACGAAAGAAGCGTATAAATGGACGTTTGAAGAAGATTTTTACGTTCCGCAAGAAGTATATGATCATTTCCGCCAAGTAGTAAAAGAAGCGGGAGAGAAAAAAGAAGCGGAATGGAATGAACTATTTGCCCAGTACGAAAAAGCGTATCCGGATTTGGCGAAACAATTGAGATTGGCAATGAACGGAGAACTTCCAGAAGGATGGGAAAAAGCGCTTCCGGTATATGAAGAAGGAAAAAGCCTGGCGACGCGCGCATCTTCTGGAGAGGTGTTAAACGCGATTGCGAAAACCGTTCCGCAGCTGATTGGCGGTTCGGCTGACCTTGCAAGTTCCAATAAAACATTAATCAAAGGAGCCGGAAACTTTTTGCCAGAAAGCTATGAAGGGCGCAACATTTGGTTTGGCGTACGTGAATTCGCGATGGGCGCAGCGCTGAACGGAATGGCGCTGCATGGAGGCTTAAAAGTATTTGGCGGCACGTTCTTTGTGTTCTCCGATTATTTGCGTCCTGCCATTCGCCTCGCTGCGTTAATGGGCTTGCCAGTGACGTACGTTCTTACACATGACAGCATCGCTGTTGGCGAAGACGGCCCGACGCATGAGCCAGTCGAGCAATTGCCGTCGTTGCGCGCGATGCCGAATTTGTCGGTCATTCGCCCGGCTGATGCGAATGAAACCGCGGCGGCATGGCGT
Protein-coding regions in this window:
- the tkt gene encoding transketolase; the encoded protein is MAHTIEELAITTIRTLSIDAIEKAKSGHPGMPMGAAPMAYTLWTKFMNHNPSNPKWFNRDRFVLSAGHGSMLLYSLLHLSGYDVSMEDIKQFRQWGSKTPGHPEYGHTPGVEATTGPLGQGIAMAVGMAMAERHLAATYNRENFEIINHYTYAICGDGDLMEGVAAEAASLAGHLKLGRLIVLYDSNDISLDGELHLSFSESVEQRFKAYGWQYLRVEDGNNIEEIAKALEEAKADETRPTLIEVKTTIGYGSPNKAGTSNVHGAPLGAEELKLTKEAYKWTFEEDFYVPQEVYDHFRQVVKEAGEKKEAEWNELFAQYEKAYPDLAKQLRLAMNGELPEGWEKALPVYEEGKSLATRASSGEVLNAIAKTVPQLIGGSADLASSNKTLIKGAGNFLPESYEGRNIWFGVREFAMGAALNGMALHGGLKVFGGTFFVFSDYLRPAIRLAALMGLPVTYVLTHDSIAVGEDGPTHEPVEQLPSLRAMPNLSVIRPADANETAAAWRLAVESTDQPTALVLTRQNIPTLPNTAERAYEGVKKGAYVLSEAKNGNPEALLLASGSEVSLAVKAQQALAEEGIHVSVISMPSWDRFEKQDDEYKQQVLPSTVKKRLAIEMAASLGWERYVGDEGDILAIDRFGASAPGEKIMEEYGFTVENVVKRVKALLKK
- a CDS encoding DUF896 domain-containing protein; its protein translation is MLSKQKMARINELARKAKSSGLTEEETLEQQQLRREYIQAFREAMVETLHSVTVIDPNGNDVTPQKLKESKKRRQH